Proteins encoded within one genomic window of Lysinibacillus louembei:
- a CDS encoding dihydrolipoamide acetyltransferase family protein has protein sequence MAIQNIVMPQLGESVTEGTIERWLVKPGDKVNKYDPLAEVNTDKVNAEIPSSFEGIVSELIANEGETLPVGAIVCTIDVQGDVSEPSAEKTSNVSSAILNAGVQHKEETPAQPAAQQAMVKVPRDKARYSPAVLTLAAEHNIDLTLVQGSGVGGRITRKDIQAIIASGQIPTAPAQPVEAPAIAPSAPQAAQEPVQAPSAPVIPTAAGDVEIPVTAVRRAIANNMLRSKHEVPHAWMMMEVDVTNLVAYRDSLKNEFKRNEGFNLTYFAFFMKAISQALKEFPMMNSMWAGDKIIQKKDINLSIAVATEDALFVPVIKNVDEKSVKGIAHEIHELSQLVRTGKLRSEHMQGGTFTVNNTGSFGSVQSMGIINYPQAAILQVEAIVKRPVIMEGNMFAARDMVNLCLSLDHRVLDGLVCGKFLNRVKEILENVNKETMSVY, from the coding sequence ATGGCAATTCAAAATATTGTAATGCCCCAGTTAGGCGAGAGTGTAACAGAGGGAACAATTGAGCGTTGGCTTGTCAAGCCGGGCGATAAAGTAAATAAATATGATCCGTTAGCGGAAGTCAATACAGATAAAGTAAATGCAGAAATCCCTTCTTCCTTTGAAGGAATTGTCAGTGAGCTTATCGCAAATGAAGGGGAAACGTTACCTGTTGGTGCTATCGTCTGTACGATTGATGTACAAGGAGATGTTAGTGAGCCATCAGCAGAGAAAACATCGAATGTCAGCTCAGCCATTTTAAATGCAGGTGTTCAACATAAAGAGGAAACACCAGCTCAGCCTGCTGCACAGCAAGCAATGGTCAAGGTACCACGCGACAAAGCACGCTATTCACCAGCTGTTTTAACATTGGCGGCAGAGCATAACATTGATTTAACATTGGTACAGGGTAGCGGTGTAGGAGGACGTATTACACGTAAAGACATTCAAGCGATTATTGCGTCTGGACAAATTCCGACAGCACCTGCACAGCCAGTAGAAGCGCCTGCAATAGCACCGTCTGCTCCACAAGCAGCGCAAGAGCCTGTACAAGCGCCATCTGCGCCAGTTATTCCAACAGCAGCAGGTGATGTAGAAATTCCTGTGACAGCTGTGCGTCGTGCGATTGCGAACAATATGTTGCGTAGCAAGCATGAAGTGCCACACGCATGGATGATGATGGAAGTGGACGTAACGAATTTAGTAGCGTACCGCGACTCTCTTAAAAATGAATTTAAGCGCAATGAAGGCTTTAATTTAACGTATTTCGCCTTCTTTATGAAAGCGATTAGCCAAGCGTTAAAGGAATTCCCAATGATGAATTCAATGTGGGCTGGCGATAAAATTATTCAGAAAAAAGATATTAATTTATCGATTGCAGTAGCGACAGAAGACGCATTATTCGTGCCTGTTATTAAAAATGTCGATGAGAAATCAGTTAAAGGCATTGCACATGAAATTCATGAATTGTCACAGCTAGTGCGCACAGGGAAATTACGCTCTGAGCATATGCAAGGTGGTACATTTACTGTGAATAATACAGGCTCATTTGGCTCTGTTCAGTCGATGGGTATTATCAATTATCCGCAAGCTGCTATTTTGCAGGTGGAAGCAATTGTAAAACGACCTGTTATTATGGAAGGAAATATGTTCGCAGCACGTGATATGGTGAATTTATGTTTATCATTAGATCATCGAGTTTTAGATGGATTAGTTTGCGGGAAATTTCTAAATAGAGTAAAAGAAATACTCGAAAACGTCAATAAAGAGACGATGTCAGTCTACTGA